From the Nodularia sp. NIES-3585 genome, one window contains:
- a CDS encoding DUF1574 domain-containing protein has product MKTVLLDSHKSLVQWVSQATGINSFGVKVRLRGNDLHILCEGSEPPQRWLTLSDLLHALQQTDLDLLTSNEQPSIYQVFVYGRKKGEYRPKWCHRVYLNQLERHLEQVQQVLGDSEKSAPGGSLIISNESLARRGDPNAIARYLSQTLSLLGVSVQVKIQEYQPKDRNQAVVNRLLIFCQSSYSPDSSLLAEPVAQQLRDLKLVGYQDAVIISQVSGETASDWLLRVDLRPPEMMLKEWARWGDVQAIAKLLQSILSDLKVAIQVSLKESTLHIFCTSADDSLETTPAPDKAQCLEIISRHLEAIAPQGILAASIYGQKTSDQQPAWIDWLNLPATEHPALAPLPLELASDGDQAAIIFLLERLLNPDLDWRLNTGGIRVMLLHKGDLLHVMCDAPICPARSQVAHKVTQLLRQLKMPKIAGVRVYGRRAGNQEPSWHHGEDLIPRQRLVPEATPEFAATSEYVSQLLTTEYHEPVLRQDLTSEDVQNFVTEVARHWTTTAVTTAKKWLIETQIFRESGQSVPQNPDSQQLKVALVWGTLGLLLTLQIDGILNYVITRPTATSPQVTSASPSSFEQEASLEQNERTAFFTSRPGEQSLQNQKDVFNASGFTQDDDGQEQILRASPLKERANAAAILLTARSRMAGASVTSMPSFNSRQLNEQLALYKQRVAKNGKAADVLIIGSSRALRGIDPVALSQALATQGYANIDVFNFGINGATAQVVDLIIRQVLETSELPKLILWADGSRAFNSNREDMTFQAIAASEGYQQVLQKPFAAKNSDDLLPGSGNTPDSPEVVQKPNYNSYQTVNEWLNQTVSRVLISHQNRDKIQSLLHEQLLAMPLVKYTQAIASETQLNPDNSEIDINQQAVDFDGFLALAVRFNPSEHYQKHPQVAGNYDNDYRYFQIEGEQDAAFEKVLQFTQSRNISLVFVNMPLTSEYLDPVRTKYEQEFQQHMLSLATNPNFIYRDLSQLWPNKNDYFSDPSHLNRFGAYEVSKKLANDPMIPWPTK; this is encoded by the coding sequence ATGAAAACAGTATTACTAGATAGTCACAAATCACTAGTGCAGTGGGTAAGCCAAGCAACAGGAATCAACTCCTTTGGGGTAAAAGTCCGGTTGCGGGGAAATGACCTTCATATTCTTTGTGAAGGTTCAGAGCCTCCTCAACGCTGGCTTACGCTGTCTGACTTGCTTCACGCACTACAGCAAACAGATTTGGATCTTTTAACCAGTAACGAACAACCCTCAATATACCAAGTATTTGTCTATGGGCGGAAGAAAGGGGAATATCGACCCAAGTGGTGTCATCGAGTTTATTTAAATCAACTAGAAAGGCATCTAGAACAGGTACAGCAAGTCCTGGGAGACTCGGAAAAATCTGCTCCTGGTGGGTCACTGATTATCTCTAATGAAAGTTTGGCACGTCGGGGCGACCCCAATGCCATTGCCCGCTATCTCAGCCAAACTCTGAGTTTGTTAGGTGTGTCTGTACAAGTAAAAATCCAAGAGTATCAGCCAAAAGATCGCAATCAAGCGGTAGTTAATCGCCTGTTGATTTTTTGTCAGTCTAGCTATAGCCCCGATTCATCATTATTAGCTGAACCAGTAGCCCAGCAATTACGGGATTTGAAACTGGTCGGTTATCAAGATGCGGTGATTATTTCTCAAGTAAGTGGTGAGACAGCATCTGATTGGCTGCTGAGAGTGGATCTGCGACCTCCAGAAATGATGCTCAAGGAATGGGCTAGGTGGGGAGATGTCCAGGCGATCGCCAAGCTGTTACAGTCGATTTTGTCAGATTTAAAGGTGGCTATACAAGTTTCTCTCAAAGAATCAACCCTACATATCTTTTGTACATCGGCTGATGATTCCTTAGAAACTACCCCAGCACCAGATAAAGCCCAATGTTTAGAGATAATTTCCCGTCATCTAGAAGCGATCGCTCCCCAAGGTATTCTCGCAGCCAGTATTTACGGACAAAAAACTTCAGATCAGCAACCAGCTTGGATTGACTGGTTAAATTTACCTGCTACAGAACATCCAGCCCTAGCCCCATTACCCCTGGAGTTAGCCAGTGATGGTGATCAAGCCGCAATTATTTTTTTACTAGAGCGCTTACTCAATCCCGATCTAGATTGGCGTTTAAATACAGGTGGTATTCGTGTCATGCTGCTACACAAAGGTGACTTGTTGCACGTTATGTGTGATGCACCCATTTGTCCAGCCCGCTCACAAGTAGCCCACAAAGTCACTCAGCTTTTGCGCCAGTTAAAAATGCCAAAGATTGCTGGAGTCAGAGTATACGGTCGCCGTGCTGGTAATCAGGAACCATCTTGGCATCATGGTGAAGATTTAATCCCACGCCAACGTTTAGTTCCAGAAGCCACCCCAGAATTTGCGGCTACTTCGGAATATGTGAGTCAGCTTTTAACCACTGAATATCATGAACCAGTTTTACGTCAGGATTTAACCTCAGAAGATGTTCAAAATTTTGTTACAGAAGTAGCACGACACTGGACAACAACTGCTGTCACCACTGCGAAAAAATGGCTGATAGAAACGCAGATATTTAGAGAAAGTGGTCAGTCAGTACCACAAAACCCTGATAGTCAACAGCTAAAGGTAGCTTTAGTTTGGGGTACGTTGGGTTTATTGCTGACTTTGCAAATTGATGGCATTTTGAATTATGTAATTACTCGCCCCACAGCAACTTCACCACAAGTAACGAGTGCTTCGCCCTCATCCTTTGAGCAGGAGGCATCATTAGAGCAGAATGAGAGAACAGCATTTTTTACTAGTCGGCCTGGAGAACAATCTCTTCAGAATCAAAAGGATGTCTTTAATGCGTCTGGATTCACTCAAGATGATGATGGACAAGAGCAGATTTTAAGAGCTAGTCCACTCAAAGAAAGAGCCAACGCCGCAGCGATTTTATTAACAGCGCGATCGCGCATGGCGGGAGCTTCGGTAACGTCGATGCCCAGTTTCAACTCTCGCCAATTAAACGAACAATTAGCATTGTATAAACAGCGAGTTGCTAAAAACGGTAAAGCCGCAGATGTATTAATTATTGGTTCCTCCCGCGCCTTGAGAGGAATTGACCCCGTAGCACTTTCTCAGGCTTTAGCAACTCAGGGTTATGCCAATATTGACGTATTTAACTTTGGAATTAACGGTGCTACAGCACAAGTTGTAGATTTAATTATTCGTCAGGTTTTAGAAACATCGGAACTACCAAAACTAATTCTTTGGGCAGATGGTTCTCGTGCTTTCAATAGTAATCGCGAAGATATGACCTTTCAAGCGATCGCTGCATCAGAAGGTTACCAACAGGTATTGCAGAAACCATTCGCAGCTAAAAATAGTGATGATTTACTCCCCGGTTCAGGCAATACTCCTGATTCGCCTGAAGTAGTACAAAAACCAAATTACAACAGTTATCAAACCGTCAATGAGTGGTTAAATCAGACAGTATCTAGGGTTTTAATCAGCCACCAAAATCGTGACAAAATTCAAAGCTTACTGCATGAACAACTGCTGGCAATGCCATTAGTGAAATACACTCAGGCTATAGCATCAGAGACACAATTAAATCCAGATAATTCAGAAATAGATATTAATCAACAGGCAGTAGATTTTGATGGATTCTTAGCTTTAGCTGTACGATTTAATCCTAGCGAACATTATCAAAAACATCCTCAAGTTGCTGGTAATTACGACAATGATTATAGATATTTTCAGATAGAAGGTGAACAAGACGCTGCCTTTGAAAAAGTTTTACAATTTACCCAGTCCAGAAATATTTCTTTAGTGTTTGTTAATATGCCCTTGACCTCCGAATATTTAGATCCAGTCCGCACAAAATACGAGCAAGAATTTCAGCAACATATGTTATCCCTAGCAACTAATCCCAACTTTATATATAGAGACTTAAGCCAACTTTGGCCAAATAAGAATGATTACTTTTCTGATCCCAGTCACCTCAACCGCTTTGGCGCATACGAAGTATCAAAAAAGTTAGCTAATGATCCAATGATTCCTTGGCCGACAAAGTAA
- a CDS encoding MBOAT family protein — MNFISIFYGLFLLSVLGIYWAVNNQKLRMWTLLIASLVFYSSLNFQYIPLLLVLTLINFRLGLEIGNNTAHGQYAVDWKLSNEDWQFAQTDWNRRRLKLLWLGVSLNVLLLLSFKYLPAFLKYVLNLQINSPDAAFNIIAPLGISFFTFECIAYLVDVYRGAPATKNFLKFAAYKLFFAKLISGPITRYHSLASQFQTSHFPSTEEVSEALWLISRGAVKKGILADNLGIFVDLCFGNLQRAGSADLWLATFAYGLQLYLDFSGYVDIARGSALLFGLVLPENFNFPYFSTSIAEFWRRWHMTLGDWLRNYIYFPLGGSRQGLTRTCGNLFIVMLIAGIWHGSAWGFILWGILHGLALGVHRLTDVMSDRFENLADFWQNPLGIVVAWFLTQLMVFTSWIWFRLPNPQDSSWVIQHLWGHSADAQFVQKVYIEALNMSQYQLTSLLVILAVLMSIIYAFNTRLKLDFNWPVKLVFVPLCLYSVWLLAPEGSLPYIYFDF; from the coding sequence ATGAACTTTATATCAATTTTTTATGGATTATTTTTGCTGAGTGTACTGGGCATTTACTGGGCTGTAAATAACCAAAAATTACGGATGTGGACGTTGCTGATTGCTAGCCTTGTATTCTACAGTTCTTTGAATTTTCAGTACATTCCTTTATTATTGGTACTAACTTTAATTAACTTTCGTCTAGGTTTGGAGATTGGGAACAATACCGCACACGGACAATATGCTGTTGACTGGAAACTTTCTAATGAAGATTGGCAATTTGCCCAAACAGACTGGAATCGTCGGCGGCTGAAGTTGTTGTGGCTGGGTGTAAGTTTAAATGTTTTATTGTTACTCAGCTTTAAATATCTGCCTGCTTTCTTAAAATATGTTTTGAATCTACAAATTAATTCGCCAGATGCTGCCTTTAATATAATTGCACCTTTGGGGATTTCATTTTTCACTTTTGAGTGTATTGCTTATCTAGTGGATGTCTATCGAGGTGCGCCAGCCACTAAAAATTTTCTCAAATTTGCTGCGTATAAATTATTCTTTGCTAAATTAATTTCTGGCCCAATTACTCGTTATCACAGCCTAGCGTCTCAATTCCAGACATCACACTTTCCCTCCACTGAGGAGGTGAGTGAGGCACTATGGTTAATTTCTAGGGGAGCAGTCAAAAAAGGTATTTTGGCAGATAATTTGGGAATTTTCGTGGATTTATGTTTTGGTAATCTACAACGGGCGGGTAGCGCTGATTTATGGTTGGCTACATTTGCTTATGGTTTGCAGTTGTACTTGGATTTCAGTGGTTACGTAGACATCGCCCGTGGGAGTGCGTTACTTTTCGGCTTAGTCTTACCTGAAAATTTTAACTTTCCCTATTTCAGCACCAGCATTGCTGAATTTTGGCGACGCTGGCACATGACTTTAGGCGATTGGTTACGAAACTATATCTATTTTCCTTTGGGTGGCTCGCGTCAAGGCTTGACTCGCACCTGCGGTAACTTATTTATTGTGATGCTAATCGCTGGAATTTGGCACGGTTCAGCCTGGGGTTTTATTCTTTGGGGTATACTCCACGGTTTAGCGTTGGGGGTGCATCGACTTACAGATGTGATGAGCGATCGCTTTGAAAATTTGGCAGATTTCTGGCAAAATCCTCTAGGTATAGTTGTGGCTTGGTTTTTAACCCAATTAATGGTTTTTACCTCTTGGATTTGGTTCCGCCTTCCCAACCCCCAGGATTCTTCTTGGGTAATTCAGCACCTCTGGGGTCATTCTGCCGATGCACAGTTTGTCCAAAAAGTTTACATAGAAGCTTTGAATATGAGCCAATATCAACTGACTTCGTTGCTGGTAATTTTAGCTGTACTTATGAGTATCATCTATGCGTTTAACACCAGATTGAAGTTAGATTTTAACTGGCCTGTCAAGCTTGTCTTCGTACCGCTATGCCTCTATTCCGTATGGTTACTAGCTCCTGAAGGCAGCTTACCCTATATTTACTTTGATTTCTAA
- the psbA gene encoding photosystem II q(b) protein, producing the protein MTTTLQQRQSANVWDRFCEWITSTDNRIYIGWFGVLMIPTLLAATTCFIIAFVAAPPVDIDGIREPVAGSLIYGNNIISGAVVPSSNAIGLHFYPIWEAASLDEWLYNGGPYQLVIFHFLIGCACYLGRQWELSYRLGMRPWICVAYSAPLASATAVFLIYPIGQGSFSDGMPLGISGTFNFMIVFQAEHNILMHPFHMLGVAGVFGGSLFSAMHGSLVTSSLVRETTETESQNYGYKFGQEEETYNIVAAHGYFGRLIFQYASFNNSRSLHFFLAAWPVIGIWFTALGISTMAFNLNGFNFNQSVIDSQGRVIATWADVINRANLGMEVMHERNAHNFPLDLAAADVAPVALTAPAING; encoded by the coding sequence ATGACTACTACCTTACAACAGCGTCAAAGCGCTAACGTATGGGATCGCTTCTGCGAGTGGATCACCAGCACCGACAACCGCATTTACATCGGTTGGTTCGGCGTTCTCATGATCCCAACCCTACTAGCTGCTACCACCTGCTTCATCATTGCATTCGTAGCTGCTCCTCCCGTAGACATCGACGGTATCCGCGAACCAGTAGCTGGTTCCTTGATTTACGGAAACAACATCATCTCCGGTGCAGTTGTTCCTTCTTCCAACGCTATCGGCTTGCACTTCTACCCCATCTGGGAAGCAGCTTCCTTAGATGAGTGGTTGTACAACGGCGGTCCTTACCAATTGGTAATTTTCCACTTCTTAATCGGTTGCGCTTGCTACCTTGGTCGTCAGTGGGAACTATCTTACCGCTTGGGTATGCGTCCTTGGATCTGTGTAGCTTACTCTGCGCCTTTGGCATCTGCTACCGCAGTATTCTTAATCTACCCCATCGGACAAGGTTCATTCTCTGACGGTATGCCTTTGGGTATCTCCGGAACCTTCAACTTCATGATCGTGTTCCAAGCAGAACATAACATCTTGATGCACCCCTTCCATATGTTGGGAGTAGCTGGTGTCTTCGGTGGTTCATTATTCTCCGCAATGCACGGTTCCTTGGTGACATCTTCCTTGGTACGTGAAACAACCGAAACCGAATCACAAAACTACGGTTACAAGTTCGGACAAGAAGAAGAAACCTACAACATCGTTGCAGCCCACGGCTACTTCGGTCGGTTAATCTTCCAATACGCTTCCTTCAACAACAGCCGCTCACTTCACTTCTTCCTAGCTGCTTGGCCTGTAATCGGTATCTGGTTTACCGCTTTAGGTATCAGCACAATGGCGTTTAACTTGAACGGTTTCAACTTCAACCAATCAGTAATTGATTCTCAAGGTCGGGTTATCGCTACCTGGGCTGACGTAATCAACCGCGCTAACTTGGGTATGGAAGTAATGCACGAGCGTAACGCTCACAACTTCCCCCTAGACTTGGCTGCTGCTGATGTTGCTCCTGTTGCTTTAACAGCACCTGCTATCAACGGTTAA
- a CDS encoding cobalt-precorrin-6A reductase: MMRVLILGGTGEAAELAAKVANIQGIEAISSLAGRTREPSIPLGDLRIGGFGGVAGLAKYLHQMQIDLLIDATHPFATQIALNAADAAMEVKVPRLKLIRQPWQEVNGDRWLKVDSIKTAADVLENQSKRVFLSIGRQEIGAFAHLHQIWFLMRMIDPPEPQALVPPGIFLCDRGPFNLDNEREILIHHQIDTIVSKNSGGDATYAKIIAARELQLKVVIVNRPSVPPGAQATDIDEALLWLSQHLHR, from the coding sequence ATGATGCGAGTTTTAATTCTGGGTGGAACCGGAGAAGCGGCAGAATTAGCTGCCAAAGTTGCTAATATCCAGGGAATTGAGGCTATCTCATCTCTAGCCGGTCGCACCCGTGAACCTTCAATCCCACTAGGCGATTTGCGTATAGGCGGTTTTGGTGGTGTGGCTGGACTAGCGAAGTATCTGCATCAGATGCAAATTGATTTGTTGATTGATGCTACTCATCCTTTTGCTACTCAGATTGCTTTAAATGCGGCTGATGCGGCGATGGAAGTTAAAGTACCTCGTCTGAAGTTAATCCGCCAACCTTGGCAAGAAGTGAATGGCGATCGCTGGCTCAAAGTTGATAGTATAAAAACTGCCGCCGATGTTCTCGAAAATCAATCAAAACGCGTCTTTTTAAGTATTGGTAGGCAAGAAATCGGTGCTTTTGCTCATTTGCATCAAATTTGGTTTTTAATGCGGATGATTGACCCGCCTGAGCCACAGGCCTTAGTCCCACCAGGAATCTTTTTGTGCGATCGCGGTCCTTTTAACCTCGATAATGAGAGGGAAATCCTGATTCATCATCAAATTGATACCATCGTCAGTAAAAATAGCGGTGGTGATGCCACTTATGCCAAGATTATCGCCGCACGGGAACTACAACTCAAAGTTGTAATCGTGAACCGTCCCTCTGTACCTCCTGGAGCGCAAGCCACAGATATAGATGAAGCTTTGCTCTGGCTATCACAGCACTTGCATCGGTGA
- the hemB gene encoding porphobilinogen synthase has translation MPSINSSDPTDVLRYRPRRLRRTESLRRMVRETTLSVNDLIYPMFVTEGEGQKVEIASMPDCYRYSLDLLLKEIKEVYDLGINAIALFPVVPEELKDDTGTESFNPNGLVQRTVKAIREAVPEIIVMTDVALDPFTNHGHDGLIDDQGNILNDPTVEVLVKMAVSQAAAGASFVAPSDMMDGRVGAIRRALDAEGYIDVGILAYSAKYASAYYGPFRDALDSAPKFGDKKTYQMDAANAREALKEIELDIAEGADMVMVKPALAYLDIIHQVRNATNLPVAAYNVSGEYSMIKAAARMGWIDEKKIILETLTSMKRAGADLILTYFAKEVALMLA, from the coding sequence ATGCCATCTATCAATTCTTCTGATCCCACCGATGTACTTCGTTACCGTCCTCGCCGTCTGCGCCGGACTGAAAGTTTACGACGCATGGTCAGAGAAACAACCCTCAGTGTTAACGACCTAATTTATCCGATGTTTGTGACTGAGGGAGAAGGGCAGAAAGTTGAGATTGCTTCTATGCCTGATTGTTATCGCTATTCTCTAGATTTATTGTTAAAAGAAATTAAGGAAGTTTATGATTTAGGAATTAATGCGATCGCACTGTTTCCGGTAGTGCCAGAAGAGCTAAAAGATGATACTGGGACGGAAAGTTTTAACCCAAATGGATTGGTACAACGAACTGTCAAAGCTATCAGAGAAGCAGTTCCAGAAATTATTGTCATGACTGATGTTGCCCTTGACCCCTTCACGAATCATGGGCATGATGGTTTAATCGATGACCAAGGTAATATTTTGAATGACCCCACCGTGGAAGTGTTGGTAAAAATGGCAGTTTCCCAAGCAGCAGCCGGGGCAAGTTTTGTCGCACCTTCCGACATGATGGATGGTAGAGTCGGCGCAATTCGTCGCGCTTTAGATGCAGAAGGCTACATTGATGTGGGAATTTTGGCCTACTCAGCGAAGTATGCTTCTGCTTATTATGGTCCGTTCCGCGATGCTTTAGATTCTGCACCGAAATTTGGTGATAAAAAGACTTATCAAATGGATGCAGCTAATGCCAGAGAAGCTTTGAAAGAAATAGAATTAGATATTGCTGAGGGAGCAGATATGGTGATGGTTAAACCTGCTCTCGCTTATCTCGATATTATCCATCAAGTCCGCAACGCCACAAATCTGCCTGTAGCAGCATATAACGTTAGTGGTGAATATTCAATGATTAAAGCTGCGGCACGGATGGGTTGGATTGATGAGAAAAAAATCATTTTGGAAACTTTAACCAGTATGAAACGCGCTGGTGCTGATTTAATTTTGACTTATTTTGCCAAAGAGGTAGCTTTAATGTTGGCATAA
- a CDS encoding PLP-dependent aminotransferase family protein → MIIPLDRHSQNPIYLQIRDYLSRLIQSGKITAEQKLPSIRALSESIQVNKLTVIEAYSLLEADGLIHARQGSGYFVNSSISPGFTLRSHFAPAQEVIISEGGGSFLEQYTASIQARRQRDMIDFSSGFPHNPGLANLQRVAKRALAKAGDILFKEDLPQGQLLLRQLIAQMLVQTGLVVSPEEIIITTGSQQALSLAMQYYLQPGDWAIVETPTYHGALGILENLGAKVIGIPMTAQGMNLELLEEYLNSHRPKLIYTISTLHNPTGITTNQEHRQKLLALAQQYECHILEDNAYEGLNFEPVPAPIKASDDRHNLVTYIGTFSKTLMPGLRVGYMVLTGKHYQHLVKQKLLNDLHVSTVSQAIVSEFLGSGHYRRHLSRLRTSNLQGRNMMLQALEHYFPDAIASGTALRAIAWTIPKGGLFLWIHLPEHLPIQAICREALSHNILVANGSVFFPGRGYQAMRLNFCHTPADIEQGIEILGNLIKKYLTLNLTRAKICS, encoded by the coding sequence GTGATTATTCCCCTAGATCGGCACTCACAAAACCCTATTTATCTGCAAATTCGCGATTATTTGAGTCGTTTAATTCAATCTGGCAAAATCACGGCTGAACAAAAACTGCCCTCAATTAGGGCTTTGTCCGAAAGTATTCAAGTCAACAAATTGACTGTAATTGAAGCCTATAGTCTCCTAGAAGCCGATGGACTCATTCATGCTCGCCAAGGTTCAGGATATTTTGTTAACTCTTCCATTAGCCCTGGTTTTACCTTGCGCTCTCACTTCGCCCCAGCCCAAGAGGTAATAATTTCTGAAGGGGGAGGATCTTTTCTAGAACAATATACAGCTTCAATTCAGGCTCGACGGCAACGAGATATGATAGATTTCAGTTCAGGTTTTCCCCATAATCCTGGTTTAGCAAATCTCCAACGGGTTGCCAAACGTGCCTTAGCCAAAGCAGGAGATATCCTGTTTAAAGAAGACTTGCCTCAAGGACAACTTCTCCTACGACAGTTGATTGCTCAAATGTTAGTGCAAACAGGACTAGTAGTTTCTCCTGAAGAGATTATTATTACCACTGGTTCACAACAAGCATTATCTCTAGCAATGCAATATTATCTCCAACCAGGGGATTGGGCGATTGTGGAGACACCAACTTATCATGGTGCATTGGGGATTCTGGAAAACTTGGGCGCTAAAGTCATCGGAATTCCCATGACTGCACAGGGAATGAATCTGGAATTACTAGAAGAATATCTCAACAGTCACCGACCAAAATTAATCTACACCATCAGCACTTTACACAACCCCACAGGGATTACAACTAACCAGGAACATCGCCAAAAATTACTGGCATTAGCACAACAGTATGAATGTCACATTTTGGAAGATAATGCTTACGAAGGGTTAAATTTTGAACCTGTTCCGGCTCCCATCAAAGCAAGCGATGATCGCCACAATTTAGTTACCTACATAGGTACATTTTCTAAAACCCTGATGCCAGGATTAAGAGTAGGTTACATGGTGCTAACAGGTAAACATTATCAGCATTTAGTCAAGCAAAAATTACTCAATGACTTGCACGTTTCTACTGTATCTCAGGCAATAGTCAGCGAGTTTTTAGGTTCGGGACATTACCGCCGTCACCTGAGTCGTTTACGCACTAGCAATTTGCAAGGACGGAACATGATGCTGCAAGCCCTAGAACATTATTTCCCCGATGCGATCGCCTCCGGCACTGCGCTCCGCGCAATCGCCTGGACTATTCCCAAAGGGGGTTTATTTTTGTGGATACATCTGCCGGAACATTTACCTATTCAGGCAATTTGTCGAGAAGCCTTATCCCATAATATCCTCGTTGCCAATGGATCTGTATTTTTTCCAGGCCGCGGTTATCAAGCCATGCGGTTGAACTTTTGCCACACACCAGCAGATATCGAGCAAGGAATTGAAATTCTCGGTAATCTGATTAAAAAATATTTGACGTTAAATCTGACTAGGGCAAAAATTTGTAGTTAA